The sequence CGCTTGGCAAGTTGCGCCTGGGTCAGCCCGAGATCCTCGCGAAGCCATCGGATCTGCAGCGCGACCGAGAGCCGTGAGCCGATCGCTACGGCAGTCCCCTTGCGTCGTCGCGGGCGCGGAGGCGCAGCCCCGTCCGCCAAGTGAACTTCGAGCCAGCCTTGTAGAGCGTCGCTCGCCATCGCCAGCGCCTCCTCGCGGCTGCCGCCGAACGTCTGGCAACCCGGACAGTCGGGAATCTCGACGAGCCAGTTCTTGCCTTCACGGGTGAGCTTGGCGACGTACTGCATGTTCTTCCTCTCTGCGCTCAGACCAGCTTTACGCCCGACTGCCGCGTGATCGACTTGAGCGTCCCCTTCGGGAGGTCCTTGCGAGGATGCGGCACCGTCACAAGACCCGGCGTGGTCGGGTGCCGGTAGTGGTGATGGGAGCCTTTGGCTCGTGCCAGCGTCCAGCCGGCGGCCTTTAGAGCCCGGATCACCTCACTCGATGACACAGTGAAAAGCTTACAACCAAAAGGTTGTTGCGTCCATCGGTCGTGGCCCGGGGTGCGCCGGCTCTATTGGGCCGCGGGTCCGCGGTGATGCAGGATTTGACCTCACGGTCATTGACGAACACCCGGACCCCGAAGCGCGCATCGCCGGGATTCCGGTATGCGGCGTCACCGGGATCCTCGCTTTCGCAGGGCAGGCGCATCGCGCGCTATTTCGATCCCTCGAGCGTCTGGATCGGTGGCACCTCATCGAGTCGTTTCTGCATGTCGGCGATCTGCTCTGGCGTCGATTTCTTTCCCGTCAGTTGTTCGTACAGGGTCGCGAGAGTCTCACCCGTGATCTGATCACCTTTCAGCATGTGGAGAGTGGCCGAGGGTTTCGTCACGGTTCTTTCTTCCTTTGGCTGGCCGCGCCT is a genomic window of Candidatus Binatia bacterium containing:
- a CDS encoding type II toxin-antitoxin system HicB family antitoxin, with the protein product MQYVAKLTREGKNWLVEIPDCPGCQTFGGSREEALAMASDALQGWLEVHLADGAAPPRPRRRKGTAVAIGSRLSVALQIRWLREDLGLTQAQLAKR
- a CDS encoding type II toxin-antitoxin system HicA family toxin, translating into MSSSEVIRALKAAGWTLARAKGSHHHYRHPTTPGLVTVPHPRKDLPKGTLKSITRQSGVKLV